The Chloroflexi bacterium ADurb.Bin180 genomic interval GCGCGTCAGGGCGGATGATGATGCTCAAGGACGCGACGACCCGCCACCGCACGGAAGAGGTGATGGCCGCTCTGGCGCGGACGGAGCGGCTGTACATGGCCGCACGCTCTCTCATATCGCCCAACGACCCGCACGCGGTACTCCAGGTTACCGCCGAGACGGTGTCTCGTGCCCTTCCTGCCTCTGGCGTGACCGTGGTGACCTTTGCACCAGGGATGACCTCGGTCGCGGACTGGGCCCGGACGCCGCCTGAGCCCGCCGGCCAGTGGGCGCCCGCTCTTGCCGAGTTGACCGCCGGTCTGCCTGGCTGGGTGGTTGAACACAACCAACCGATCCTCACGGCCAAAAGCGCTGCCGATCCTCGCGAGACAGCGCAGGAGCAGCGTCGACGGGCCGAAAAGGACATTGGGTCGCAGATCATCGCGCCTTTGGCTGCAGGAGAACGAGTCCTGGGTCTGCTTATGGCAACGAACCGGAGGAGCGAGCGGGACTTTGCCCGAGCGGACATGCATCTGGTGACTGGGCTGGCGAATCAGACGGTGGCGGCCTACGAGCGGGCCTGCGCTGTCACTGCTCAGGCCGAGCAGCTCGCGTTGTGCAACGCAGTGCTGGAAGACCAGGGGGCGATGCTCTGCCGTCGCGATAAGGAAGGAACCGTCATCTACGTCAGCCCGGCCTACGCGGGCTTGTTCGGGAAGACACCAGAGGAGCTGGTGGGCACGCAGTTCAATCCGGAGCTGCCAATCGCAGAAGGGGACCAGCAGCAACTCGGTGACCTGGCTGCGGTGGACGGGTCATCGTCGGAGAAGGCCTTTGAATGTCGCCTGGTCGTGCCAGACGGCGAGATCAAGTGGTTGCGCTGCACCCTGAGAGCTGACACGGACTCGCTGGGGAACGTGCAGTCCGTTCAGGAAGCGCTGGAGGACATTACCACTTCGAAGGAAGAGAACGAGGCGCTGAAGAGCAGCGAGCTGAAGCATCGCGGGCTGCTGGATAGCATTCGCAGCCCACTACTGGCACTTCGTCCAGACCTGTCGATCCTCTACTGCAATGAGGCCTTTGCCGCGCTCACCGGACAGCTTGCGTCAGAGTTGGTCTCGCGGAACGCTCTTGAGGCGGTGCCAGCGTTGGAGCAGAGCCAGTTCTGGACAACGATTACGCAAGCACTGGACTCGGGCGCGGTCTGGGACGCAGAGGCTGAACTGGCAGGGCGCTTCTGGCATGCGAGAGCGACGCCGACGTCCTGGGGCGTGTTGCTGGCCGCAGAAGACATTACCGAGCTGGTGCAGGCCCGCGACAAGGCTCTCGATGCTTCGCGGCTGAAATCCGAGTTCCTGGCCACGATGAGCCACGAAGTGCGAACGCCGATGAATGCCATTGTCGGCATGACTGAGCTGCTGCTGGACATGCCACTCAAGCCCGAGCAGCGCGACTTTGCGCGCGTGGTGCTGCAACAGACCAACAGTCTGCTCTCGATGATCGAAAACATTCTCGACTATTCCAAGATGGAAGCAGGCAGGCTGGAGCTGGAGCCGAAGGATTTCCAGATGCTGGGGCTGGTCGAGGAAGTCATTGACCTGGTTGGGCCAAGTCTGCGCGACAAAGACGTGCGGATATTGACCCAGATTGCGCCGGAGATACCTTCGTGGTTGAGAGGCGACTCGGCCAGGCTCAAGCAGGTGCTGGTCAACCTGGTGGGCAATGCCTGCAAGTTCACGGAACAGGGCACAGTACTGATCCACGCCGTTCTCGAAAGCCAGGGAGCTCAACACGTGACACTGCGTGTGGAGGTCAAGGACACCGGAGTAGGGATCCCGGCCGCCGTCCAGGGCCGGCTGTTTGAGCCGTTCAGCCAGGGCGACAGCTCTACGACGCGCAAACACGGCGGGGCAGGTCTCGGGCTGGCCATATCCAAGCGGTTGGTAGAGCTGATGGGTGGCCAGATCGGCATGCAGAGCGAGGTGGGCGAGGGTACCACGGTGTGGTTCACGGCCAACTTCCAGCCATCGTCATCGCCGGACCTGGCCGTTCTCGAGCCGGACTTGCACGGCCTGCGCGTTCTGATCGTCGACCGCGATCCGGATGAGGCGCATATGCTCTCGGGACACCTCACCTCCTGGGGAATGCAGACCGAGTCGGTCGGCGGACACGAAGGGGCACGCTCGCTGCTGGCCAATGCAGCGGGCGCGAGCAAACCCTACGACGTTGTCCTGGTTGCGCATGACCCGCCGCTCGCCGACGCCTTTGCGCTGCAGCAACTGCTCGCCCAGTCAGCCTCGTTGTCGTCGACCAGTCTGGTTCTGCTGGCGAATCCGCATATGGATACGCCTCACGGGGCCCCGTTGCGCGAGCTGTTCAAGTCGGTTCTTCCGACCCCGGTGGATCCGCCCACCCTTTTCAACAGTCTCGTGGATGTCACGCTGGGGTTGCCTCGAGTGCGGACGACCCGGCTGGCCGAAGCATCAACTGCGCCGGCACCGCGACTGATCCTCCTGGCGGAGGACAATCCGACCACGCAGACGATGGTGCTGCTACAACTGCAGCGCCTTGGGTACAGCGCCCACACAGTATCCGATGGCCGCCAGGCGGTGAATGCCGTAGCGGTGGCGCCGAGCGCCTATGCGATCATCCTGATGGACTGTCAGATGCCGGAACTCGACGGCTTTGAGGCCACTAGAACGCTGCGCGAGAGCACGGGCCCTGGCGGACGCCACATTCCCATCGTCGCGCTGACCGCTTACTCCACGGAGCAGGACCGTCAGA includes:
- the barA_2 gene encoding Signal transduction histidine-protein kinase BarA codes for the protein MLQYASFLLLASAALSLVLAVAAARRRPVLSTPAPVALAAAAGLWAVAEVLRRTSGTLDVATFWLGVGALLASIVPVAGMALVLQYTGRVRLLTRPLRLLVLVEPLITAAAILTNESKHYMWSKLELVGSPRPTLVASPGLWGLVHSIYGYGLCAVATLLFVSWLFKSKRSILGSRSALLLAAALPWLAKYLSVMRVLPQAGVELTPVALFASCAILFFAQVQNRFSGLLVPAAQAVFGGSTDLVLVVDSANRLAHLNPAAERATGLVPTTATGRPLSELMPDSDLVRVLEGVRPAEAAVTVGSGASARSYDLHVVPLYGARGRASGRMMMLKDATTRHRTEEVMAALARTERLYMAARSLISPNDPHAVLQVTAETVSRALPASGVTVVTFAPGMTSVADWARTPPEPAGQWAPALAELTAGLPGWVVEHNQPILTAKSAADPRETAQEQRRRAEKDIGSQIIAPLAAGERVLGLLMATNRRSERDFARADMHLVTGLANQTVAAYERACAVTAQAEQLALCNAVLEDQGAMLCRRDKEGTVIYVSPAYAGLFGKTPEELVGTQFNPELPIAEGDQQQLGDLAAVDGSSSEKAFECRLVVPDGEIKWLRCTLRADTDSLGNVQSVQEALEDITTSKEENEALKSSELKHRGLLDSIRSPLLALRPDLSILYCNEAFAALTGQLASELVSRNALEAVPALEQSQFWTTITQALDSGAVWDAEAELAGRFWHARATPTSWGVLLAAEDITELVQARDKALDASRLKSEFLATMSHEVRTPMNAIVGMTELLLDMPLKPEQRDFARVVLQQTNSLLSMIENILDYSKMEAGRLELEPKDFQMLGLVEEVIDLVGPSLRDKDVRILTQIAPEIPSWLRGDSARLKQVLVNLVGNACKFTEQGTVLIHAVLESQGAQHVTLRVEVKDTGVGIPAAVQGRLFEPFSQGDSSTTRKHGGAGLGLAISKRLVELMGGQIGMQSEVGEGTTVWFTANFQPSSSPDLAVLEPDLHGLRVLIVDRDPDEAHMLSGHLTSWGMQTESVGGHEGARSLLANAAGASKPYDVVLVAHDPPLADAFALQQLLAQSASLSSTSLVLLANPHMDTPHGAPLRELFKSVLPTPVDPPTLFNSLVDVTLGLPRVRTTRLAEASTAPAPRLILLAEDNPTTQTMVLLQLQRLGYSAHTVSDGRQAVNAVAVAPSAYAIILMDCQMPELDGFEATRTLRESTGPGGRHIPIVALTAYSTEQDRQKCLDCGMDDYISKPVTRERLREVLERWMPPEARPGALDGEPESWEPDTGNHQTRRANGAAPAEDADA